Part of the Notamacropus eugenii isolate mMacEug1 chromosome 5, mMacEug1.pri_v2, whole genome shotgun sequence genome is shown below.
tcagaccaAATCTGGAGGACTGGTCTCAATTCCAGGCATTgttattttaggaaagacatgaaTAAACTGAAGAGTTTTCAAAGAAAAGTAAGGAAGATACAATAGAACCTcagtttttaaatgatatttgttCCTAGATTTTGTTCATCATGAGATTTGTTCATATTGAAAAagtgaattttcccataggaaacaATGTAAAGTCAGATAATCAgtaccacatccccaaaaatattcatataaaaataattatttataattttaagtaaatatttttgtccctgatatgcctgaaatacaatagcaatgattagtacacaatataaactgaaaataaaataaactaaccTGCACTTTAGCTTTGAGAAGAGTAGTGGCTGGcatgagggagatgagagggaggaagagaaagggttattgcttggaagcAGAATCTCCTATGAGAACTTCAAGGATTTCAATGTCAGGAATCTTCTCTCTTATGTTACTTTCACTGAAGACtaacactactgccttcacttatttttttgttttttacaatcacttgcatattttgactcactgatttttttttctctatattcacttctgactaggaatctaacAATTGTTtttgatgcttttttaaaaaaataatttgttttcagttttcaacaatcattttcatcagttttaaattttctccccctcactgCCCCCCTGCGACAGCATGGAATCTTACATGGgtccaaaaaaaaatttccctagtTGATCATCATCCTTTGATGAGCCGTTCAAGTTCAAACATAATGTTCATACTGCGAGTTTTTGTtcatcctgcaagacaaattttgtgaaaaaaatttttcctcatctaGTGAAGCATAAGTAGACATGGTTACTCATAAACCAAGGTTCTACTGTAGTGAGAAAGGATTCAAGAGCTTGCTATCATGCTATGTaaagatcagttgaaagaacaGTGAGGTCAGGGTGGGGGGAAAATATCCTGGAGCAGAGAAGATTTCAGCAGAGAACaagataactgtcttcaaatgtttgaagagcTGTTTTGGGAAATTattattagacttgttctgcttgggcTAGATTAGAAGCATCTGTGGAATTTGCAGATAGGCAGAGACTTGATGTGTAGAATCCTCAAAACTAAAAGTATTCAACACTAAAATAAACTGTTTTATGGGGTAACAGGTTGTCCCTCACTAaaggtcttcaggcaaaggctaGAAGATTATCTGATGAAGACCTTATAGACAGGATTGTTAGCAAGTTACATCTTGGCAGAATGACAGAGATGACTAATCAGTAGAGTAAGTTtcactagatgatttctaagacccTTTGTAAATCTCAAATTCTATGACCCTAGGATATGAAAtgtgctttcaaaagaagaataagGAATCCCAAGAGTCAGTAATGCCATAAAATGCACATCTCTATAGTTTGGactgaatgcatacatttttatttcttggatTGGATCACTCATCCATGGTCACAAAGGCACAAACTGGCATTTTTGAATAACATAAACTCAGAGAAACATTTCCCAGATATTGACTTACAGACAGTTCTCCAAGGATGTCTacttttaaatactatttttaattaATCTCCCAGGTCCTTTTCTTCTTAGTGATCCAAGTAATTTTTGCCATATAGGTCTCATTTCAATGTTGAGACTGTAGACAAATGTTTGGTCCCTTGTGCAGTCTGAAGTGGTAGTTGAGTGCAGACTGCGGATCATAATGGGTGCTCAGTGCAGAGACACAGGTGATGTATTTAAATAAGGGCCTGTGGAAATCCAGGAAACAGATAAAGAATCAAAGTTATTTAGTTCAGCCCCCTGCATCAAGGCACAATTCAACTTAATCTTTTCAAAGATTCTAGGCAAGATATGTTATACCTCCCTAATAATTATCGCATCTCTGATATAGTGTAGTGGAGAGAATACTGAAAGTAGGTACAGTCAAGAAGACGAGTTTCgatcttgcctcagacaattgctgtgtgatcctgggcaagtcattgagcctttctggacctcagtttctttatctatagaatgagagaggaagaggTGACTCCACAAATCTCTTCAAGTTCATATCTGTGATGTTATGATTTATGATCCTTCATACCATAACTAAAATCTTTTTTTGGCTTCTGAAAAACTAACCAAAATGTAcattggggaaaaaggaaaactggTGGGCCTATTTCCATTGGCATTGAAAACCCTTGGCATGTTACATGTTTGTGTATTTTTGATTGATAcctataaatatatctatatatatatatatacatacatacatgtacatacatgtatacttgAGTTCAGAGGTATATGTGAACTCAAGTTTTTATATTTGGAAATCAAGACACAGAGAGGCTTTTCTGGTCCTTTGATATCTTCCCCAATGTTAAGAATTGTACATTCTAAGTTGAAATCAAAAAAGATCCTGGGATGGAGTGGTAGATCTtgttcattattatttcatttgtttcattaaTGACAAAAAATTTCCACAGAACAATTAAATCAACATATGCCAGGAAAGAATCAAAGTAAATGGAAATAAAGTACATATCTGGTTTCCCAATGTAaccctgggcacatcatttaacctctgttttcctcagtttcttcatctatagaatgagaataactataggataataatagcactacctACTAtgacaaggatcaaatgagataatacttataagcactatataaatgttagttattattagtattattattcccaaggGCTACTCATACTTCAGTGACAGGatgattataaaataaaacaaatgaattgAATGGTCATTTCTCAACTTGTCAAGTTTAACTTCTGATGGTTTGATATTTAGCCTACCTTCACCCAACTCCAATTATTGACCCATGTCATCTAAGACTAcccaaataaaacattttactcTTGTCAGGCCAGTCACCTCCAATTTAATGTACATTACacactcattttttcccctaccttTGTTTGTGCAATTATACTCAATCAGAATGTTCTTTCTTCATGCTGAATATTCAAACTTTACCTCTTCTTCTAGGCCCAAATCAATTTTCACCTTCTGAATGAAGCCTTTCTAATTATTTCAGCCTATATCAAAGGTGCTTATGTAATTTAACACTCAAAGTAGAacttaatttttgtaatattgAACAACATTCAAATTATTCTATGGGTATCACTCTTGTCTCTACAACTAAATTTATCCGTTTCTGAAGGGGAAACAACCATACTTCATATCTATGTTCCTCAGCTCAAagacacatgtataatctattccaaataaatatattaatttattaattgatgATCTTCCTCCTTTGAGTAATTAAGAAGGTTGAAGATATGAATCACTTGATTTCACCTTGAAACCTCAACACAAGCAAAAGTTTATGTATCCATAATGTAATAATTCTAAGAAtgacttcatttttctccctttggtGTCCTTCTTAAAACCAAGTCAAAGATTCTGAATATATTGAAAGAAGATAATAAAGTTTTTCCAACATATCTCCTTGGGACATcagacaaaagttaaaaaaaagatattttcactgtttttttttctccttcatcttctttcctGAAAAGGATCCCTTTCTGCATTCAATTTGAAATTATGGAGGATGCAGAGGATAATCAATTTATCTATCCTTCTGTAGTGTCAATGGAACCCTATTGTCCTCAATTATCTGTCTGCTTCTTCAaaacagggaagggagggaggaggggaagaaggaaagaaaggaagaggaaggaaaaaagaaaagaatgtaagaaggaaaaagggagggaaaagggaggaaggaaagaaggaaggaaagaagggaggaaggaaggaaatatatttttggatctttttcttcCCGTCACTTTAAATTTTACAGAAATGTTTCATCTCTAGGAAGGTGTTGATCAAGAACTCATTCTGAAGTTTTGGTGCTATGTGTTTGAGTTAATTTTATCAACCCCACTGGTATAGTTCACCAACTAGGTTGCAGAAGGAATTCTCCCCCTCACCCCTATCCCCAGAAGAAATCTGTTAAACAACAGGGAATCCAAGGGGCATTTCatgtgaaaagagaagagataaataTACTTGATTTCTTCCCAGCACAGCTGGATCCCTGGTGAGGGGAGACCTTGGGGATTCACTGTCTCTGTATCTATAATAAAGTCCAAGGAATCTGCAAATGAAGGATCAAACTCTCATATTGAAAAATTAATACTGGAGAGATTTTGGTAAGATAGGAACATTTATGCACTGCCAGTCAAGTCATAAATCAGtaacattaataaaaattactttattaaaaatatttagaattttacagattttaaaaaaaaacagtcatcAATTATTCTGGTAAAACTGAGAGGCTACACTTTTTTCTTGCACTATCAGGGGATGACCTGAGATGATGATTCCAAAAATTTCAAGATTATGATTATCAGCACAGATCAAAACTTGAGATCCATGTTCTCACAAAAGAAGCAGAAGGATCAGCGCCAATGATTTTCACCAATTGCACCATTAAAGCCATTTGCCCTTTGTACATTGTTATTGAAGAAGGTAGAAGGCTCAACATTGGAAGGTGAGTTTCTAACATAACTTTTCTTGTTCACCTATCTGAACCCAAAGCTATAGAAGCTCAGAGCTCTTTGAAACAATACTTGCCCAGCTTCTTAGCCATGCAGAAATCTAGAGATTCTAAAAGGCATGTGAGGATTGAGTATATTGCTGGTATGggagacaaccagtgaaaaggAATAGAAACTGGAGATAAACTGTCATGTATGAGGAAGATTAGGAAAGTCAGGATTATTAAAGCTACAATTATGAAAACCAGGAAGATTAGGAAAGCAATGTgtgataagactggaaaggtaggttggtaccaagttataaagggctttaaataataaatggaaaatatggaaaatatgtttatgtatatatacacatatactatatatagtgtatgtatatacatatatatgtatgtgtgtgtatatactcaaCTAGATTTAGGAATATATATATCTTtagatatagttatatatacacacacatatacatataaatacatgcacacatacatatatatgctttttcatatgtttaatacatacattatacacaGATATAATCCTAGAGAGAATGGAGTTTATTAAAAGGAGATTGACTGAGATTGGCTGAGGTCacacctgagctttaggaaaatcatttggaCAGCTGTGTGGTGACTGGGATTGGATTGTGGAGACATGAAGTAGGGGGACTGTTGCAGTAGTTGAAACAGAAGGGTATTTAAGTAGTTTAGGCAAAAGGTAATAAAAACCCAAACTAGACCAGCGTGTATAATAGTGGACAAATAGGAAAGATATTACATAAgcaaaaaatgacaagatttggcaactgttcTTACATGTGAGAGTGAAGACTTAAGAATGACAATGAGGCAGCAAACCTGAGTAACTGAGAGGATAGTGACACTTTTAGCAAAAATgtgaaagttcagaagaggggttgagtttgagggaaaatatttagttgttttggacatcttgagtttGAGACACCTAAGTGATATCTTCTTTGTGAAGTTCAGGAAACAATTGGTGATAAGGAATAACAGCTGAGGATAGAAACTGGGCTGCATATATGGATCTGGAAATCATTGACATAAAGATAATAATTAGATGTCTGTATATGAAGTCAACCAAGAAGGAAAgttagagggagaagggaagagaactcAGGATGGAACTAAGGAGAGAGAACAGCAGGTATGATGTGGATGACAATATAGAAAAGAAGACTTGAGAAAGGTCAGTCAGACAGGGAGAACCAAAATAGCGCAGTGTCACAAACCCAAATATGGTTGAACGGAAGCAtgtatagagagaaagagaattataatGCTCTTGCAATCTCCCAGAAcctaatatattttaatagaatCCTTATCCAACTGATATTCTTCTTACTGAGTGACTAAGATTGGTCACTGAGCCTTTATATgacctttttcttatttctgacATGGAGACCTCATCTCACCCTAGGAAAGGTCATTCGCCATTTGTGGTTTTCCCAGTAGAATTCATAAACATGATGCAGAAGCTGGAGGCAAATGGATGAATATGAGTATTTAAAATGAACACTTAAAAGTCAAGCCCTTCCCTGGcagttgtccttcattctcgaagaggaccatgacaccagggagataatgacatgacttgccattatctttgatttgagtgagggaggctgtgcctcactttctcctccagagccatctgagtccagtgtcCAAATATTGATCTGGACAACTGGAGATAACCCAAGATTCGGTGGGACACCTTGGCCCTTTTATGTTAAGGTCATTTTAAGTTCTCACTTTGAATAAGGCAATGTTCATTCAGTGAATTAGGCCTCTAAGAAGTGAGTAaaaggatgacccctttaattaaaaaggaATCAAACTGgggggaaagaccctcagggttgttggccaaaagagaaacaattattatttacattcactctgagcctggAAGGCCCCCAAAAAATCATTAGGTGgtacttgggcagggacctattttTTTCCAATCCTTGAGattcagagtgaattgggttttaGACTTGgcatttgagaaagaaatctagccagtaaatcctAACTTAACTAGGTAGATTTTGACCCTCAAAAATTACCTTCCTGGACAAACCACAACCTGTGAATAGTTCcagctgaatggggacccagctgaCCAGTTCCAGTTAAGCaattcatccttccttccctgcccctctcttttactttcctctctcctttcttctcctctaatATTCTTATACCTGGTTAGAGCTTGGGTGGAGGTGGAGAGACTATCAAAGCCTACTAGTAATGATACCtgtattttatagatagggaactAAGATCCACAGCACtcaagtgacttatctaggacagcacaactagtaaatagctgaagtgagatttgaacccaggtcttcctaactctgtcAAAACATTCCATCAACTACACTATATTGCCTCTCACTGCAGCTGGATTCCATTTCCCAACAGCTAtatctttcttatttttgcaCAAAGTTAGACAGTTTGCATGCCAAATATTACTATGAGGTGAGAAGAATTACTTGAAGTCCATGTTTGAGAGAGAACAAGGACATGAGACTAACATTCTGTATGAGCCTCTATGAGTAAGGGTAATAATCAGGAGTCTCTGTAAAATAGTACTTCTTTTCTATCCCTACAgatccttctcctcctcaccccctccAAAGATGGCTATGAGAAATGATTCCCCAGTAACTGAATTTATCCTCACAGGCCTAACCAACAGGCCAGAGCTCCAgttgccatttttctttcttttccttggcaTTTATGTAGTTACTGTGGTGGGAAACCTGGGCATGATCATACTGATTGGTCTCAGTGCCCATCTTCACACCCCCATGTACTATTTACTCagtagtttgtccttcattgatcTCTGTCACTCCACTATAATCACACCCAAAATGCTGGTGAAATTTGTGGCAGAGAATAACATCATCTCCTACTCTGAGTGCATCACACAGCtctacttctttcttatttttgctaTAGCCGAGTGCCACATGTTGGCAGTGATGGCATATGATCGCTATGTTGCCATCTGCAGCCCCTTGCTTTACAACATCACCATGTCCCAACAGGCCTGTTCATGGCTGGTGGGCGGAGTGTACTTGCTGGGTTTACTTGGTGCCACAGCTCACACCAGCTGCATCTTTAGAGTGATCTTCTGCAAGAACAACCTTATCCATCACTACTTCTGTGAACTCCTTTCCCTCTTGAAACTCTCTTGTTCCAGCACTTATGTCAATGAAGTGGTGATTTGGGGCTTTAGTTCATTTAATATCCTCATCCCCAGC
Proteins encoded:
- the LOC140509000 gene encoding olfactory receptor 8G1-like, encoding MAMRNDSPVTEFILTGLTNRPELQLPFFFLFLGIYVVTVVGNLGMIILIGLSAHLHTPMYYLLSSLSFIDLCHSTIITPKMLVKFVAENNIISYSECITQLYFFLIFAIAECHMLAVMAYDRYVAICSPLLYNITMSQQACSWLVGGVYLLGLLGATAHTSCIFRVIFCKNNLIHHYFCELLSLLKLSCSSTYVNEVVIWGFSSFNILIPSITIASSYVCIITSILRIHSPEGRSKAFSTCSSHMAAVALFYGSAAFIYLQPSSGNSTDQDKVSSVFYTIFVPMLNPLIYSLRNKDVKVAMRKMLERRKLI